The following coding sequences are from one Streptomyces sp. NBC_01485 window:
- a CDS encoding ABC transporter substrate-binding protein, translated as MARNTRVGAPVSRRSALRLGSALAVGAFVLTACSGSGSDDAESATGSHLTTVTFALDYLPGAAHNGLAYAIQKGLFEKEGIKVKILPIGSSAADTLIASGQAQVGFTGSIGSAVTDFASGAPVKSIFMVMPGDPSGLTVLKSSGITSPGKLAGKVYGGYGSPAELALVNAMIKNDGGKSKAKQVVLSVGSTEALKARKVDVAATWPEQEYEFTQSGVKFTKFEPTDYGVAAASGLLLLANNSFLEKSPDVARGLTKALREGYQAAIADPKAANAALAAQFSDINPKLVDYVTASETKDMVNPDGPVGTQSVQKSQAYSDWMIEQGVLAGADGKLLKSFDVKPYVTNDYLPK; from the coding sequence ATGGCCAGAAACACACGGGTAGGCGCACCGGTTTCGCGTCGCTCCGCTCTTCGCCTCGGATCGGCTCTCGCCGTCGGCGCATTCGTGCTGACGGCGTGTTCCGGCAGCGGCTCCGACGACGCCGAATCCGCCACCGGCTCCCACCTCACCACCGTCACGTTCGCGCTGGACTACCTGCCCGGCGCCGCGCACAACGGCCTGGCGTACGCGATACAGAAGGGCCTGTTCGAGAAGGAAGGGATCAAGGTCAAGATCCTTCCCATCGGCTCGTCGGCCGCCGACACCCTCATCGCGTCGGGTCAGGCGCAGGTCGGCTTCACCGGCAGCATCGGATCGGCCGTGACGGACTTCGCCTCCGGGGCCCCCGTGAAGTCGATCTTCATGGTGATGCCTGGTGATCCGTCCGGTCTGACGGTCCTCAAATCGTCCGGCATCACCTCGCCGGGCAAGCTGGCCGGCAAGGTCTACGGCGGGTACGGCAGCCCTGCCGAACTCGCCTTGGTCAACGCGATGATCAAGAATGACGGAGGAAAGAGCAAGGCCAAGCAGGTGGTGCTGAGCGTCGGCTCCACCGAGGCGCTCAAAGCCCGGAAGGTGGACGTGGCAGCCACCTGGCCCGAGCAGGAATACGAGTTCACACAGAGCGGCGTGAAGTTCACGAAGTTCGAGCCGACCGACTACGGCGTCGCAGCGGCCTCCGGACTCCTCCTGCTGGCCAACAACAGCTTCCTCGAGAAGAGCCCGGACGTCGCACGCGGCCTCACCAAGGCCCTGCGCGAGGGATACCAGGCCGCGATCGCCGATCCCAAGGCCGCGAACGCGGCGCTCGCCGCCCAGTTCTCGGACATCAACCCGAAGCTGGTCGACTACGTCACGGCCAGCGAGACCAAGGACATGGTCAACCCCGACGGTCCGGTCGGCACCCAGTCGGTCCAGAAGTCGCAGGCCTACTCCGACTGGATGATCGAGCAGGGCGTCCTGGCGGGAGCCGACGGCAAGCTCCTCAAGAGCTTCGACGTGAAGCCCTACGTCACCAACGACTACCTGCCCAAGTAA
- a CDS encoding flavin reductase family protein: MSFLHEPSDTKLLRRTFGAYPSGVAALAATVDGEPTVLVASSFTVGVSLDPPMCLFAVQNTSTTWPVLARAERLGVSVLGIDHSARVHQLAGKDKAARFSGIEVTELDSGALLIDGSPVLLECRVVHDYAAGDHRVIVLEVLATNTNPEQLPLVFHNSQFHAPVAV; the protein is encoded by the coding sequence GTGTCGTTTCTTCATGAGCCCTCCGATACGAAGCTGCTGCGGCGGACGTTCGGCGCGTACCCCTCGGGGGTCGCGGCGCTGGCCGCGACCGTCGACGGCGAACCCACGGTGCTCGTCGCGTCCTCCTTCACGGTCGGCGTGAGTCTGGATCCGCCGATGTGCCTGTTCGCGGTGCAGAACACCTCGACGACCTGGCCGGTGCTGGCCCGCGCCGAGCGCCTGGGGGTGTCCGTCCTGGGGATCGACCACAGTGCGCGGGTTCACCAACTGGCCGGCAAGGACAAGGCCGCACGGTTCAGCGGGATCGAGGTCACCGAACTCGACTCCGGCGCCCTGCTGATCGACGGATCGCCCGTGCTCCTGGAGTGCCGGGTGGTCCACGACTACGCGGCCGGCGACCACCGCGTCATCGTCCTCGAGGTGCTCGCCACGAACACGAACCCCGAGCAACTGCCGCTGGTCTTCCACAACTCACAGTTCCACGCCCCCGTGGCCGTCTGA
- a CDS encoding glycoside hydrolase family 2 TIM barrel-domain containing protein produces the protein MFRQSFNRGWTAGSAATSFASAVAGEGDQEVLLPHDSVRDLARGASVSEGAHTGYFPGGYFHYSKRFDVPETYRGKSVFLEFEGVYRDAVVYINEEFVAQRPNGYSRFHVQCDPYLRYGQPNSIRVEARAHLDSRWYSGAGIHRDTHLIVADPVHIALDGVRVTTPQVDDELAVVVVAVTVVNEERFTRTMRVSTTIAGADGTTVAEGTAPVTLLPGTSATARLRLHVPRPALWDVDSPNLYLARTTLSDGDSDEAVDEEHTAFGIRTLQLDPARGLRINGRSVKLRGACIHHDSGLLGAAAIARAEERRIEILKAAGFNAVRSSHNPLSVAALDACDRLGMLVLDEAFDVWTKPKQPFDYALAFPEWWERDVESMVTKDFNHPSVIMYSIGNEIFEVGSPVGSTWGRRLADKVRELDGTRFVTNAVNGLVAVPDELPSLVVGSTEGPTDINSLISALGEKINEFSASQLVSERTEESHAVLDVSGINYGDARYVPDAIAFPNRLVLGTETFPGHIDELWRLVTENSHVLGDFTWTGWDYLGEAGVGRTDYLDDGPKEEMYGGVHDVFPALTAGCADIDITGHRRPMSYYRETVFGLREQPYTVVHRPQFHGRAMFQTPWSWADAVASWSWDVEAGSPVTIDVYSSADEVELLLDGAPLERVPVGGHKACIARFESAYRPGELTAVAYRAGVESGRCVLRSAGADLRLAVASDRPEIRADDKDLAYVSVELRDDEGNPAGHRDRQVRVEVTGPGVLAGLGTGRTHTEERFDADACTTFDGRAMAVVRPTGPGAIHIRVRAEGCPEATATVHAVDH, from the coding sequence ATGTTCCGCCAGTCTTTCAATCGCGGCTGGACCGCAGGTTCCGCCGCGACGAGCTTCGCCAGCGCCGTGGCGGGCGAGGGCGATCAGGAAGTCCTCCTCCCGCACGACTCCGTGCGGGATCTGGCGCGCGGCGCGTCGGTGTCCGAAGGCGCCCACACAGGCTATTTCCCGGGCGGCTACTTCCACTATTCCAAGCGCTTCGACGTGCCCGAGACCTACCGTGGCAAGAGCGTCTTCCTCGAGTTCGAGGGCGTCTACCGGGACGCGGTCGTGTACATCAACGAGGAGTTCGTCGCGCAGCGGCCGAACGGTTACAGCCGGTTCCACGTCCAGTGCGACCCGTATCTGCGCTACGGGCAGCCGAACTCGATCCGGGTGGAGGCGCGTGCCCACCTGGACTCCCGGTGGTATTCGGGCGCCGGAATCCACCGCGACACGCATCTGATCGTCGCGGACCCGGTCCACATCGCCCTCGACGGCGTCCGCGTCACCACCCCGCAGGTCGACGACGAACTCGCCGTGGTCGTCGTCGCGGTGACCGTGGTGAACGAGGAGCGCTTCACCAGGACGATGCGGGTGTCCACGACCATCGCCGGCGCCGACGGAACCACGGTCGCCGAAGGCACCGCACCCGTCACGCTGCTGCCGGGCACGAGCGCGACGGCGCGGCTGCGTCTGCACGTCCCGCGGCCGGCCCTGTGGGACGTCGACTCGCCGAACCTGTACCTGGCCCGCACCACCTTGAGCGACGGCGACAGCGACGAAGCCGTGGACGAGGAGCACACCGCCTTCGGCATCCGCACCCTCCAGCTCGACCCGGCACGGGGTCTGCGGATCAACGGCCGGTCGGTGAAGCTGCGCGGCGCGTGCATCCACCACGACTCGGGTCTGCTGGGCGCGGCTGCCATCGCGCGGGCGGAGGAGCGCCGGATCGAGATCCTCAAGGCGGCGGGCTTCAACGCGGTGCGCAGCTCCCACAATCCGCTGAGCGTCGCGGCGCTGGACGCCTGTGACCGGCTGGGGATGCTGGTCCTGGACGAGGCGTTCGACGTCTGGACCAAGCCGAAGCAGCCGTTCGACTACGCGCTGGCGTTTCCGGAGTGGTGGGAGCGCGACGTGGAATCGATGGTCACGAAGGACTTCAACCACCCGAGCGTGATCATGTACTCCATCGGCAACGAGATCTTCGAGGTGGGCAGCCCGGTCGGTTCGACGTGGGGGCGCCGACTCGCCGACAAGGTACGGGAGTTGGACGGCACACGGTTCGTCACCAACGCGGTGAACGGCCTGGTCGCCGTACCGGACGAGCTGCCCTCCCTGGTCGTCGGTTCGACCGAGGGCCCCACCGACATCAACTCCCTGATCTCCGCGCTGGGCGAGAAGATCAACGAGTTCAGCGCGTCGCAACTGGTCAGCGAGCGGACCGAGGAGTCCCACGCCGTACTCGACGTCTCCGGCATCAACTACGGCGACGCCCGGTACGTACCCGACGCCATCGCCTTCCCGAACCGGCTGGTCCTCGGCACGGAGACCTTCCCGGGTCACATCGACGAGCTGTGGCGGCTGGTGACGGAGAACAGTCATGTGCTGGGCGACTTCACCTGGACCGGCTGGGACTACCTCGGGGAGGCGGGGGTCGGCCGGACCGACTACCTGGACGACGGCCCCAAGGAGGAGATGTACGGCGGCGTGCACGACGTGTTCCCCGCGCTGACCGCCGGCTGCGCCGACATCGACATCACCGGTCACCGGCGTCCCATGTCGTACTACCGGGAGACCGTGTTCGGGCTGCGCGAGCAGCCGTACACCGTCGTGCACCGGCCGCAGTTCCACGGCCGTGCGATGTTCCAGACCCCGTGGTCGTGGGCGGACGCGGTGGCCAGTTGGAGCTGGGACGTCGAGGCGGGCTCGCCGGTCACCATCGACGTCTACAGCTCCGCCGACGAAGTGGAACTGCTTCTCGACGGCGCGCCGTTGGAGCGGGTTCCGGTCGGCGGGCACAAGGCCTGTATCGCACGGTTCGAATCGGCCTACCGGCCGGGCGAGTTGACGGCGGTCGCCTACCGGGCGGGCGTCGAGTCGGGTCGGTGCGTGCTGCGCAGTGCCGGTGCCGACCTGCGGCTGGCGGTCGCGTCGGACCGGCCCGAGATCCGCGCGGACGACAAGGATCTCGCCTACGTGTCGGTCGAGTTGCGCGACGACGAGGGAAACCCGGCCGGTCACCGGGACCGTCAGGTCCGCGTGGAGGTGACCGGGCCGGGTGTGCTGGCGGGGCTGGGCACCGGGCGGACGCACACCGAGGAGCGGTTCGACGCCGACGCCTGCACCACCTTCGACGGCCGCGCCATGGCCGTCGTCCGGCCCACCGGTCCCGGAGCCATCCACATCCGCGTCCGCGCCGAGGGCTGCCCGGAGGCCACTGCCACCGTGCACGCCGTCGACCACTGA
- a CDS encoding Zn-ribbon domain-containing OB-fold protein, whose product MTRAGAPAEESLFFQRCRWCSTTMYHRLICPACASSDLRTERSVGTGVVRHSTVALRGTPAARNVSLVEMAEGFTVRGRVKGPLASIRPGCLVRLCVIEDPVRGEPVFELCDSPYGGRYR is encoded by the coding sequence ATCACCCGGGCCGGCGCACCGGCCGAGGAGTCCCTCTTCTTCCAGCGGTGCCGCTGGTGCAGCACCACCATGTACCACCGGTTGATCTGCCCGGCCTGCGCGTCGAGCGATCTGCGGACCGAGCGCAGCGTGGGCACAGGCGTCGTACGCCATTCCACCGTCGCCCTCCGGGGCACCCCCGCCGCCCGCAACGTGTCCCTCGTCGAGATGGCCGAGGGTTTCACCGTGCGCGGCCGGGTCAAGGGCCCACTCGCCTCCATCCGGCCCGGCTGCCTCGTACGCCTCTGCGTCATCGAGGACCCGGTGCGCGGGGAGCCGGTGTTCGAACTCTGCGACAGCCCGTACGGAGGCCGGTACCGATGA
- a CDS encoding Lrp/AsnC family transcriptional regulator: MSDAVDDLIIAALRSDGRATVRSISKLVGLPETTTRARVNSLLDSGRVSVIAVLHPSVDPSEITLFIRVRMSSGWASQIADSILGGSYWLAEIIGEPEVIATFDVASLSHAARLTDDIARLPFVSMVTTDPVLAIYTGAGTPEETGGEAGLWPARAETRLDAQDRQLIRSLQVDGRASYTALARSAGLSLSQARRRVLHLVDSGTIRIWTTVQAADRDLARAALDLTVSPKSVMATVERLVRRPGVVSVSRMSGASALAVDVAARDTAQLGELVGDISSHPDLISARVQRIRLLRRQLQQRLHSTPDASAAENPA, translated from the coding sequence GTGTCCGACGCCGTTGACGACCTGATCATTGCTGCGCTGAGAAGCGACGGGCGGGCGACCGTCCGGTCGATCTCGAAGCTGGTGGGGCTGCCGGAGACCACCACCCGGGCCCGGGTGAACAGCCTGCTGGACTCGGGCCGGGTCAGCGTCATCGCTGTCCTTCACCCCTCCGTCGATCCCAGCGAGATCACGCTGTTCATCCGGGTCCGGATGTCCTCGGGCTGGGCGTCGCAGATCGCCGACTCGATCCTCGGCGGCTCCTACTGGCTTGCGGAGATCATCGGAGAACCCGAGGTGATCGCCACGTTCGACGTGGCGTCACTGAGCCATGCCGCCAGGCTGACCGACGACATCGCCCGACTGCCCTTCGTGTCCATGGTCACGACGGACCCGGTGCTGGCGATCTACACGGGTGCGGGAACGCCCGAGGAGACGGGCGGCGAGGCGGGGCTGTGGCCGGCCAGGGCGGAGACGAGGCTCGACGCCCAGGACCGCCAGCTCATCCGCTCCCTCCAGGTCGACGGCCGCGCCAGTTACACGGCGCTCGCCCGCTCGGCGGGTCTGTCGCTCTCCCAGGCCAGGCGCCGGGTGCTGCACCTCGTCGACTCCGGCACGATCCGGATCTGGACGACTGTCCAGGCGGCCGATCGCGACCTGGCGCGGGCCGCGCTCGACCTCACCGTCAGCCCCAAGAGCGTCATGGCTACGGTCGAACGCCTCGTCCGCCGTCCCGGCGTCGTCTCGGTCTCGCGGATGAGTGGGGCCTCGGCGCTGGCGGTCGACGTCGCGGCCCGCGACACGGCACAACTCGGCGAGCTCGTCGGCGACATCTCCTCGCATCCCGATCTCATCAGCGCCCGTGTGCAGCGGATCCGCCTTCTGCGACGTCAGCTGCAGCAGCGGCTGCACAGCACGCCTGACGCGTCCGCGGCGGAGAATCCGGCCTGA
- a CDS encoding alpha/beta hydrolase: protein MPLDPYLADKVALVADVTREEALNADEALWDRFNKVFNDNRPYAQPEVNIREESVEGFDGLRVRVYTPSTGVRPGRQAFVWAHGGGFVAGTLDDHEADTVSRDLCARADVVVVSVDYPLANGSTVRYPTLHRALAEAFRWTLRNAAELGVDADTVVLGGASAGGNLTVAATMELRDNGERVPARLILVYPALSATFTTDEQHEKLMAGVPPLFRFEQEAIGSIFHTYAAGETDTPYLSFENMASLGELPPMLVILSEYDDLRPPAEAVLARAEQDGLRIERYLAHGVLHGHLSMLPLLPETRSTLDRMTDYLRR from the coding sequence ATGCCACTCGATCCGTATCTCGCCGACAAGGTGGCCCTGGTCGCCGACGTCACCCGGGAGGAGGCCCTCAACGCGGACGAGGCTCTCTGGGACAGATTCAACAAGGTGTTCAACGACAACCGTCCCTACGCGCAGCCCGAAGTGAACATCCGCGAGGAGTCCGTCGAAGGCTTCGACGGACTGCGCGTGCGGGTGTACACGCCCTCGACCGGCGTCCGCCCCGGGCGGCAGGCGTTCGTCTGGGCCCACGGCGGCGGTTTCGTCGCGGGCACTCTGGACGACCACGAGGCCGACACCGTCAGCCGGGATCTGTGCGCCCGCGCCGACGTGGTCGTCGTGTCGGTCGACTACCCCCTCGCCAACGGCTCGACCGTCCGCTACCCCACGCTCCACCGCGCCCTGGCCGAGGCGTTCCGGTGGACCCTGCGCAACGCGGCCGAACTCGGCGTCGACGCGGACACCGTCGTCCTCGGCGGCGCCTCCGCCGGCGGGAACCTGACGGTCGCGGCCACCATGGAACTCAGGGACAACGGCGAACGCGTGCCGGCCCGGCTGATCCTCGTCTACCCGGCCCTCAGCGCGACGTTCACGACCGACGAGCAGCACGAGAAGCTGATGGCGGGCGTCCCCCCGCTCTTCCGCTTCGAACAGGAAGCCATCGGCAGCATCTTCCACACCTACGCCGCCGGCGAGACCGACACCCCGTACCTCTCGTTCGAGAACATGGCGTCCCTGGGCGAACTCCCGCCGATGCTCGTGATCCTCAGCGAGTACGACGACCTGCGCCCCCCGGCGGAAGCCGTCCTGGCCCGGGCCGAGCAGGACGGTCTGCGGATCGAACGGTATCTCGCGCACGGCGTCCTGCACGGCCACCTCAGCATGCTTCCGCTCCTGCCCGAAACACGCTCCACGCTGGACCGTATGACCGACTACCTGCGCCGGTGA
- a CDS encoding NtaA/DmoA family FMN-dependent monooxygenase (This protein belongs to a clade of FMN-dependent monooxygenases, within a broader family of flavin-dependent oxidoreductases, the luciferase-like monooxygenase (LMM) family, some of whose members use coenzyme F420 rather than FMN.) yields MSTERKPLSFGVIQGLSMSGMVTGIWAHPDNQSGDFLTLDYWTKLGRKLEEGGIDFLFLADQFAYPLKNGTMAARAVEDAVSFPMGDPLVVLSAIAGATSRLGLVATISTMTEPPPHVARRLSTLDSLSGGRIGWNIVTGANQASTTRLFGTAVRPHAERYAIADDFLELTLKLWEGCWEDDAVVYNKVDRIYADPAKVHEIKHEGPYFRSEGALPVPPSPQRTPLLFQAGTSASGRRFAAKYAEAVFIPGSHPEKAVADIAAIRTLAQEEFGRDADSIKFVCGALFITADTAEEARRRREEMAGYSTLESAKLEYEYHTGIQLTDADMDKPIPGGRQTAQEASKSLAEKYASGKGAEQQPQTIGEMLEHLRRNGPTGLGFVGTPEQIAAEVEEFVDRTGVDGFLIEPFVTPGTYDEFVDRIMPALRKRGLAKTAYESSTLREHLFGDGNVTLPESHVGASFRPGAN; encoded by the coding sequence ATGAGTACTGAGCGAAAGCCACTCAGTTTCGGAGTCATCCAGGGCCTGAGCATGTCGGGCATGGTCACCGGCATCTGGGCTCACCCGGACAACCAGTCGGGTGACTTCCTCACGCTGGACTACTGGACGAAGCTGGGCCGCAAGCTGGAGGAGGGGGGCATCGACTTCCTGTTCCTCGCCGACCAGTTCGCCTATCCGTTGAAGAACGGCACGATGGCGGCACGCGCGGTCGAGGACGCCGTCTCCTTCCCCATGGGCGACCCGCTCGTCGTCCTGTCCGCCATCGCGGGCGCGACCTCCCGGCTCGGACTGGTGGCGACGATCTCCACCATGACCGAGCCGCCTCCGCACGTCGCCCGCCGGCTCTCGACGCTGGACAGCCTGAGCGGGGGGCGGATCGGCTGGAACATCGTGACGGGCGCCAACCAGGCGTCCACCACGCGGCTGTTCGGCACCGCCGTACGGCCGCACGCCGAGCGGTACGCGATCGCGGACGACTTCCTGGAGCTGACCCTCAAGCTGTGGGAGGGCTGCTGGGAGGACGACGCCGTCGTCTACAACAAGGTCGACCGGATCTACGCCGACCCCGCGAAGGTCCATGAGATCAAGCACGAAGGGCCCTACTTCCGCTCCGAGGGCGCACTTCCTGTGCCGCCCTCCCCGCAGCGCACACCGCTGCTCTTCCAGGCGGGCACGTCGGCCTCCGGCCGCCGGTTCGCGGCCAAGTACGCCGAAGCCGTCTTCATCCCGGGCAGCCACCCGGAGAAGGCGGTGGCCGACATCGCGGCGATCCGCACCCTGGCGCAGGAGGAGTTCGGGCGCGACGCCGACTCCATCAAGTTCGTCTGCGGCGCGCTGTTCATCACCGCCGACACCGCGGAGGAAGCCAGGCGGCGGCGTGAGGAGATGGCCGGCTACTCGACGCTGGAGTCCGCCAAGCTGGAGTACGAGTACCACACGGGCATCCAGCTGACCGACGCCGACATGGACAAGCCCATCCCCGGCGGCCGGCAGACGGCGCAGGAGGCCTCCAAGTCGCTGGCCGAGAAGTACGCGAGCGGCAAGGGCGCCGAGCAGCAGCCGCAGACGATCGGCGAGATGCTGGAGCACCTGCGGCGCAACGGGCCGACCGGCCTGGGTTTCGTCGGTACTCCCGAGCAGATCGCCGCCGAGGTCGAGGAGTTCGTGGACCGCACGGGCGTGGACGGGTTCCTCATCGAGCCCTTCGTCACGCCCGGGACCTACGACGAGTTCGTCGACCGGATCATGCCCGCCCTGCGCAAGCGGGGTCTGGCGAAGACGGCGTACGAGAGCTCCACCCTCCGTGAGCACCTGTTCGGCGACGGCAACGTGACCCTTCCCGAGAGCCACGTGGGCGCGTCGTTCCGCCCCGGGGCGAACTGA
- a CDS encoding adenosine deaminase family protein, with protein MNGPGKPHAFEVAGMSVRELSQALPKVDVHCHLTGSIDRDTAVELARRNRSSASRSAIEAAFDLRQHSGDTREQAFFDALELLGALVRTPRDLSDAVYGIVAHDVRASNLRYLELFVNPTALTRTGMSFTQIQDGLIDGAKSAEADFGVRTNFIACIMRDEPVSYAEEMLDDLIAHRREEFIGIGLDGPEFLDEHRPIHFADVYRRASRHGFKRTAHYVRYGAAEYSAYTDLLACDRIDHGYPVIEDEPVLRRAAESGIPFTVCPTITQLVAGDALPEYSRPETHPIGTMLRNGVWLVPGTDDKSMIHTDIGTEYGLIADWYGISAADLVQSSLDAISATWLDESDKASLRREFDNEISRLTARAVQTAPADGPYKNPS; from the coding sequence GTGAACGGACCGGGCAAGCCGCATGCGTTCGAGGTCGCGGGCATGAGCGTGCGGGAACTCTCCCAAGCACTGCCGAAGGTCGACGTGCACTGTCACCTGACCGGCTCGATCGATCGCGACACCGCTGTCGAGCTGGCGAGGCGCAACAGGTCGAGTGCCAGCCGGTCGGCGATCGAGGCCGCGTTCGACCTGCGGCAGCACAGCGGTGACACGCGGGAGCAGGCCTTCTTCGACGCGCTGGAACTGCTGGGGGCGCTCGTGCGGACGCCCCGTGATCTCAGCGACGCCGTCTACGGGATCGTGGCTCACGACGTACGCGCCTCGAACCTGCGGTATCTCGAGCTCTTCGTGAATCCGACCGCGCTCACCCGCACCGGTATGTCCTTCACCCAGATCCAGGACGGGCTGATCGACGGTGCGAAATCCGCCGAGGCCGATTTCGGGGTGCGGACCAATTTCATCGCGTGCATCATGCGCGACGAGCCGGTCTCGTACGCCGAGGAGATGCTCGACGATCTGATCGCACACCGGCGTGAGGAATTCATCGGCATCGGCCTTGACGGACCCGAGTTCCTCGACGAACATCGCCCCATCCACTTCGCCGACGTCTACCGTCGAGCGAGCAGGCACGGTTTCAAGCGTACCGCGCATTACGTGCGATACGGAGCCGCCGAGTACTCTGCCTACACAGATCTCCTGGCCTGTGACCGGATAGACCACGGCTACCCCGTCATCGAGGACGAACCCGTCCTGCGACGGGCCGCGGAGTCGGGTATCCCGTTCACCGTCTGCCCCACCATCACGCAGTTGGTCGCCGGAGACGCCCTCCCCGAATACAGTCGGCCCGAGACTCATCCGATCGGCACGATGCTGCGCAACGGCGTCTGGCTCGTCCCCGGGACCGACGACAAATCGATGATCCACACGGACATCGGAACCGAATACGGTCTCATCGCCGACTGGTACGGAATAAGCGCCGCCGATCTCGTGCAATCGTCGCTCGACGCCATCTCGGCGACCTGGCTCGACGAGAGCGACAAGGCATCGCTTCGGCGGGAGTTCGACAATGAGATCAGCCGGCTGACGGCCCGAGCGGTGCAGACAGCACCGGCAGACGGGCCCTACAAGAATCCCTCATGA
- a CDS encoding 3-hydroxybutyryl-CoA dehydrogenase has translation MTATNNSTVSRVGVVGCGLMGSGIAEVCARAGLDVLVGEVGPDAVAAGRARVTASLERGVRSGKLTEQDRDAAVARLRFTHDLGDFADRELVVEAVAERREVKTATFAALDKYLDSPDAIIATNTSSLPVIDLAVTTGRATHVVGMHFFNPVPVQRLVEVIPTQLSSAATVERASAFASDTLGKTVVRAPDRSGFVVNALLVPYLLSAIRMLESGVASAEDIDNGMVLGCAHPMGPLRLLDLIGLDTAQSVAESLYEEFKEPLYAAPPLLRRMVAAGTLGRKTGRGFYPYGT, from the coding sequence ATGACCGCGACGAACAACAGCACGGTGAGCAGGGTCGGTGTCGTCGGCTGCGGTCTCATGGGCTCGGGCATCGCCGAGGTGTGCGCCCGCGCGGGCCTCGACGTCCTGGTCGGCGAGGTCGGCCCGGACGCCGTCGCGGCGGGACGGGCCAGGGTCACCGCTTCGCTGGAGCGCGGTGTGCGCAGCGGCAAGCTCACCGAGCAGGACCGTGACGCGGCCGTTGCCCGGCTGCGCTTCACCCACGACCTGGGCGACTTCGCCGACCGGGAACTGGTCGTCGAGGCGGTGGCCGAACGGCGCGAGGTCAAGACGGCGACCTTCGCCGCGCTCGACAAGTACCTGGACAGCCCGGACGCGATCATCGCGACGAACACCTCGTCCCTCCCGGTCATCGACCTCGCGGTGACCACCGGCCGCGCCACGCACGTGGTCGGCATGCACTTCTTCAACCCGGTGCCGGTGCAGCGGCTCGTCGAGGTCATCCCCACCCAGCTGTCCTCGGCCGCCACCGTCGAGCGTGCGTCGGCCTTCGCCTCGGACACGCTCGGCAAGACCGTGGTCCGGGCGCCCGACCGCTCCGGTTTCGTCGTCAACGCGCTCCTGGTGCCCTATCTGCTGTCCGCGATCCGCATGCTGGAGTCGGGCGTCGCCTCCGCCGAGGACATCGACAACGGCATGGTCCTCGGCTGCGCCCACCCCATGGGGCCGCTGCGGCTGCTGGACCTGATCGGCCTCGACACCGCGCAGTCGGTGGCGGAGTCGCTGTACGAGGAGTTCAAGGAGCCGCTGTACGCGGCGCCGCCGCTGCTGCGGCGCATGGTCGCCGCCGGCACCCTCGGGCGCAAGACGGGACGCGGCTTCTACCCGTACGGCACCTGA